A region of the Candidatus Nanosynbacter lyticus genome:
TACGCTTACTGTCCGACTGTGGAGATAGCTGTTTTGAGGTCAAATATTGCAGATAGGCAGCAACTCCCGCCAGAATTAACAGCCCAATAATAACTCCGTCTTTCGACACAGCGTGCTGAGTTAAGTCTATAACACCTAAGAAGTTCTGATTGAACTGGTCTGGATTATTAACCAGATTATTAGCTACTGGAAGATTTTTTACAAAATCATAAACATATTTACCCAGATCAGCACGACTAGAAACAAAGATCTGCACCACGCGGTACATCGCAATCAAAATCGGTAATTGAATAATCAAAACACCTATAGATCCAAACGCGCTTATATTATGTTTTTTATATAGCTCCATCATCGCCAAATTACGCATCTGCGGATTTTTGGCATATTGTTTTTTAATCTTAGCCAGCTCAGGCTGCATCTTGCGCATTGCCTTTGCCTGATGAAGCTGTTTCTTAATCAATGGCCATAGTAATAACCTTACTAAAATCGTAAAGACAATAATACTAATACCAAAATCTGGAATTAGACTATAGATAGCCATCAACAGATTAAGAATCGGCCTAACAATAAACTCATCAAAAAAACTCATATCCTGATTATAGCAAAAATACTACTATTTATACAGTTTTGCCTGAGAAAGGATATTTTTTAT
Encoded here:
- a CDS encoding YidC/Oxa1 family membrane protein insertase, with amino-acid sequence MSFFDEFIVRPILNLLMAIYSLIPDFGISIIVFTILVRLLLWPLIKKQLHQAKAMRKMQPELAKIKKQYAKNPQMRNLAMMELYKKHNISAFGSIGVLIIQLPILIAMYRVVQIFVSSRADLGKYVYDFVKNLPVANNLVNNPDQFNQNFLGVIDLTQHAVSKDGVIIGLLILAGVAAYLQYLTSKQLSPQSDSKRKLRDILAEAGGGKEADQSEVNAIMTRKMMKFMPLMMFMVTIYLPAALALYLATASAVGYLQNHIILKQDSLEMEAVANKKTASQKSIASAKTKKRAKQATEARITRIKAKG